In Mycobacteriales bacterium, a genomic segment contains:
- a CDS encoding YifB family Mg chelatase-like AAA ATPase, whose product MLLGRALAIALVGLDGHVIEVEAHIASGLPCFTLIGLPDAALHEARDRVRAAIANSGAAFPMQRLTLGLSPAALPKGGSGFDVAMAVSVLAAIEAVPPERAARTVFVGELALDGRLRPVTGVLPAVLAAVRAGHRDVLVPPANAGEARLVRQARVHTAASLADVAALLHGRPIAVPADESMAPAPAAPVREPDLAEVVGQREARRGMEVAAAGGHHVLLSGPPGVGKTMLAERLPGLLPDLEPDPALEVTAIHSLAGVLPAGGPLLTRPPFCGPHHTSSVAALVGGGTGLARPGAISIAHRGILFLDEAPEFDRRSLDALRQPLESGEVVLARHAGTTRYPCRFLLVLAANPCPCGADGRQAAITCTCAPQARRRYLARLSGPLLDRIDLRLELNPVPRSEMLAEPVGVEPTSVVRSRVEAARERAATRLRGTPWRTNAEVPGAELRRRWPVPPRALRPVHAVFERGHLTARGIDRVLRVAWTLADLDGSSVPSLQHVAEALDYRLAA is encoded by the coding sequence ATGTTGCTCGGCCGGGCCCTCGCGATCGCGCTGGTCGGCCTCGACGGTCACGTGATCGAGGTCGAGGCGCACATCGCGTCGGGCCTGCCGTGCTTCACGCTGATCGGGCTGCCCGACGCCGCGTTGCACGAGGCCCGTGACCGGGTGCGGGCGGCGATCGCCAACAGCGGGGCGGCGTTCCCGATGCAGCGGCTGACGCTCGGGCTCTCGCCGGCGGCGCTGCCCAAGGGCGGCAGCGGTTTCGACGTGGCGATGGCCGTCAGCGTCCTGGCCGCCATCGAGGCGGTCCCGCCGGAGCGGGCCGCCCGCACGGTGTTCGTCGGGGAGCTCGCGCTCGACGGGCGGCTGCGTCCCGTCACGGGGGTGCTCCCCGCGGTGCTCGCCGCGGTGCGGGCCGGCCACCGTGACGTGCTGGTGCCACCCGCCAACGCCGGCGAGGCGCGGCTGGTCCGCCAGGCGCGGGTGCACACGGCCGCGTCGCTGGCCGACGTGGCCGCGCTGCTGCACGGCCGGCCGATCGCCGTGCCGGCGGACGAGTCCATGGCGCCCGCCCCGGCCGCGCCGGTGCGCGAGCCCGATCTCGCCGAGGTCGTCGGCCAGCGCGAGGCCCGCCGCGGCATGGAGGTCGCGGCGGCCGGCGGCCACCACGTGCTGCTGTCCGGGCCGCCGGGTGTGGGCAAGACGATGCTCGCCGAGCGGCTGCCCGGCCTGCTGCCCGATCTCGAGCCGGATCCTGCGCTCGAGGTCACCGCGATCCACTCCCTGGCCGGGGTCCTGCCCGCGGGCGGCCCGTTGCTGACCCGCCCGCCGTTCTGCGGACCCCACCACACCTCCTCCGTGGCGGCCCTGGTCGGCGGCGGCACCGGTCTCGCCCGGCCGGGCGCGATCTCGATCGCGCATCGCGGGATCTTGTTCCTGGACGAGGCGCCGGAGTTCGACCGGCGCTCGCTCGATGCGCTGCGCCAACCCCTCGAGTCCGGCGAGGTGGTGCTCGCCCGCCATGCCGGCACGACCCGCTACCCGTGCCGGTTCCTGCTCGTGCTCGCCGCCAACCCGTGCCCCTGCGGGGCGGACGGCCGCCAGGCGGCCATCACCTGCACCTGCGCGCCCCAGGCCCGCCGCCGCTACCTGGCCCGGTTGTCCGGCCCGTTGCTCGACCGTATCGATCTGCGGCTCGAGCTCAACCCCGTGCCCCGCAGCGAGATGCTCGCGGAGCCGGTCGGCGTGGAGCCGACGTCGGTCGTCCGGTCCCGCGTCGAGGCGGCCCGGGAGCGGGCCGCCACGCGGTTGCGCGGCACTCCGTGGCGCACCAACGCCGAGGTTCCCGGCGCCGAGCTGCGCCGCCGCTGGCCGGTCCCGCCACGGGCGTTGCGACCCGTGCACGCGGTGTTCGAGCGTGGTCACCTGACGGCGCGCGGCATCGACCGCGTGCTGCGGGTCGCGTGGACGCTCGCCGACCTCGACGGCTCATCGGTGCCGTCGCTGCAGCACGTCGCCGAGGCCCTCGACTACCGGCTCGCGGCATGA
- a CDS encoding YraN family protein, whose amino-acid sequence MGALQELGRYGEDVAVRHLHDQGLVILERNWRCRAGEIDIVARHGDVLVFCEVKTRRSDRFGSPVEAVTPRKLARMRVLAAAWLAERRPPYAADLRFDVVSVLRPPSGPARVEHLQGVC is encoded by the coding sequence GTGGGCGCCCTGCAGGAGCTCGGCCGTTACGGCGAAGACGTCGCCGTGCGGCATCTGCACGACCAGGGCCTGGTGATCCTGGAGCGCAACTGGCGGTGCCGGGCCGGTGAGATCGACATCGTCGCGCGCCACGGCGACGTGCTGGTGTTCTGCGAGGTCAAGACCCGACGGTCCGACCGGTTCGGCTCGCCCGTCGAGGCCGTCACGCCGCGCAAGCTCGCGCGCATGCGGGTCCTCGCTGCGGCGTGGCTGGCCGAGCGCCGCCCGCCCTACGCGGCCGACCTCCGGTTCGACGTGGTGAGCGTCCTGCGTCCGCCGAGTGGCCCCGCGCGCGTCGAGCACCTGCAGGGGGTCTGCTGA
- a CDS encoding RNA-binding protein encodes MLEDALEHLVKGIVDHPDEVTVTDRRLRRGRVLEVRVHPDDMGKVIGRGGRTARALRAVVGGLGGRDVRVDLVDVDESR; translated from the coding sequence GTGCTCGAGGACGCTCTCGAGCACCTGGTCAAGGGCATCGTCGACCACCCCGACGAGGTCACCGTCACCGACCGGCGGCTTCGCCGCGGTCGGGTCCTCGAGGTCCGCGTGCACCCCGACGACATGGGCAAGGTCATCGGTCGTGGTGGCCGCACCGCCCGGGCGCTGCGCGCCGTGGTCGGCGGCCTGGGCGGTCGCGACGTCCGCGTCGACCTGGTCGACGTCGACGAGTCGCGCTGA
- the rplS gene encoding 50S ribosomal protein L19, which translates to MHTLDSLDAASLRSDLPDFRPGDTLKVHVRVVEGNRERIQVFQGVVIRRQGGGVRETFTVRKVSFGVGVERTFPTHSPIIDHVEVVTRGDVRRAKLYYLRALRGKKAKIKEKRETPAAH; encoded by the coding sequence ATGCACACCCTGGACAGCCTCGACGCCGCCTCGCTGCGTTCCGATCTCCCGGACTTCCGTCCCGGCGACACGCTGAAGGTGCACGTGCGCGTCGTCGAGGGCAACCGCGAGCGCATCCAGGTCTTCCAGGGTGTCGTCATCCGCCGCCAGGGCGGCGGTGTCCGCGAGACGTTCACCGTGCGCAAGGTCAGCTTCGGGGTGGGCGTGGAGCGCACCTTCCCGACGCACTCGCCGATCATCGACCACGTCGAGGTCGTGACCCGCGGCGACGTCCGGCGGGCGAAGCTCTACTACCTGCGTGCGCTGCGCGGCAAGAAGGCCAAGATCAAGGAGAAGCGGGAGACTCCGGCCGCTCACTGA
- the trmD gene encoding tRNA (guanosine(37)-N1)-methyltransferase TrmD, translated as MRIDIVTIFPDYFGPLDLSLIGKARARGLLDVRVHDLRDWTDDVHRSVDDAPYGGGPGMVMAPEPWGRALDFVVPPEDQVPTLVVPTPSGRPFTQARAQAYAALPWLVFACGRYEGIDGRVAEDARRRMPVDELSVGDYVLAGGEAATLVVVEAVTRLLPGVLGNAASVADDSFAGGGMERLVEGPVYTRPPSWRGLDVPPVLMSGDHAAVARWRHEQALRRTAENRPDLPARPPPDAEDVAQ; from the coding sequence ATGCGCATCGACATCGTCACGATCTTCCCCGACTACTTCGGGCCGCTCGACCTGTCGCTCATCGGCAAGGCGCGCGCGCGCGGGCTGCTCGACGTGCGCGTCCACGACCTGCGCGACTGGACCGACGACGTGCATCGCAGCGTCGACGACGCGCCGTACGGCGGCGGGCCCGGGATGGTCATGGCCCCCGAGCCGTGGGGGCGGGCACTCGACTTCGTCGTGCCGCCGGAGGATCAGGTGCCGACCCTGGTCGTGCCCACGCCGAGCGGGCGGCCGTTCACCCAGGCCCGCGCGCAGGCCTACGCCGCGCTGCCGTGGCTGGTCTTCGCGTGTGGGCGCTACGAGGGCATCGACGGCCGGGTCGCCGAGGACGCCCGGCGCCGGATGCCGGTCGACGAGCTCTCGGTCGGCGACTACGTGCTGGCCGGGGGAGAGGCGGCCACGCTGGTCGTCGTCGAGGCCGTGACCAGGCTGCTGCCCGGTGTGCTCGGCAACGCCGCCTCGGTCGCCGACGACTCCTTCGCCGGGGGCGGCATGGAACGTCTGGTCGAGGGGCCGGTCTACACGCGTCCCCCGAGCTGGCGAGGGCTCGACGTGCCCCCCGTGCTGATGTCCGGCGACCATGCGGCGGTCGCGCGGTGGCGGCACGAGCAAGCGCTGCGGCGTACGGCGGAGAACCGTCCCGACCTGCCGGCCCGGCCACCGCCGGACGCCGAGGATGTGGCACAGTAG
- a CDS encoding ribonuclease HII, with product MRRDGDLRSYERALSRRGLGPVAGVDEAGRGACAGPLVVAAVVLPEGRRGEVPGLADSKLLTPVVREEVYAEVVRRATAWAAVVVPAGDIDRIGLHVCNVAGMRRAVARLDVRPGFVLTDGFPVPGFGVSGLAVWKGDRVAACVAAASVVAKVTRDRLMVEMHDRWPAYDFAAHKGYVTPEHSAALEVHGPCPQHRFSFVNVARAGGGAAVMGENDDDVRPWVEEIA from the coding sequence ATGCGCCGCGACGGCGACCTGCGCAGCTACGAGCGGGCGCTCTCCCGCCGCGGGCTCGGCCCGGTGGCCGGCGTGGACGAGGCCGGCCGCGGTGCCTGCGCCGGCCCGCTCGTGGTCGCCGCGGTCGTGCTGCCGGAGGGGCGGCGCGGCGAGGTGCCGGGGCTCGCCGACTCCAAGCTGCTCACCCCCGTGGTCCGCGAGGAGGTCTACGCCGAAGTCGTCCGCCGCGCCACGGCCTGGGCCGCCGTGGTCGTCCCGGCCGGCGACATCGACCGCATCGGCCTGCACGTCTGCAACGTGGCGGGTATGCGCCGCGCGGTGGCCCGCCTCGACGTACGTCCGGGGTTCGTCCTCACCGACGGCTTCCCCGTGCCCGGGTTCGGTGTGAGCGGGCTCGCCGTGTGGAAGGGCGACCGGGTGGCTGCCTGCGTCGCTGCCGCCTCCGTGGTCGCGAAGGTGACCAGGGACCGGCTCATGGTCGAGATGCACGACCGCTGGCCGGCGTACGACTTCGCCGCGCACAAGGGCTACGTGACGCCCGAGCACAGCGCCGCCCTCGAGGTCCACGGGCCCTGCCCGCAGCACCGCTTCTCGTTCGTCAACGTCGCCCGCGCGGGGGGCGGCGCGGCGGTCATGGGCGAGAATGACGACGACGTCCGACCGTGGGTCGAGGAGATCGCGTGA
- the rimM gene encoding ribosome maturation factor RimM (Essential for efficient processing of 16S rRNA), with protein MQLVVGRIAKAHGVHGEVAVEVRTDDVERRFAVGAVLETEPPERGPLAVRAVRPHSGRLLVHFDAVDDRFAADALRGTMLVVDSATSPPTDDPEEFWDHDLVGLAAVTVAGQRIGRVEDVLHPSGTVLLAVRREDGAELLVPFVAAIVPEVDVAAGRLVVDPPDGLLDL; from the coding sequence GTGCAGCTCGTCGTCGGGCGCATCGCCAAGGCGCACGGCGTGCATGGTGAGGTCGCCGTGGAGGTGCGCACCGACGACGTCGAGCGGCGGTTCGCCGTTGGCGCGGTCCTCGAGACCGAGCCGCCCGAGCGCGGCCCGCTGGCCGTTCGCGCGGTCCGCCCGCACAGCGGGCGGTTGCTCGTGCACTTCGACGCGGTCGACGACCGGTTCGCCGCCGACGCGCTGCGGGGCACCATGCTGGTCGTCGACTCCGCCACGTCGCCGCCCACCGACGACCCCGAGGAGTTCTGGGACCACGACCTGGTCGGGCTCGCCGCGGTGACGGTCGCCGGCCAGCGGATCGGCCGGGTCGAGGACGTCCTGCACCCGTCCGGCACCGTCCTTCTCGCCGTACGCCGCGAGGACGGCGCCGAGCTGCTGGTGCCGTTCGTCGCGGCGATCGTGCCCGAGGTCGACGTGGCCGCGGGGCGGCTCGTCGTCGACCCGCCCGACGGGCTGCTCGACCTGTAG
- a CDS encoding DUF2469 domain-containing protein, which yields MSAEDLEKYETEMELQLYREYRDVVGLFSYVVETERRFYLTNDVDVAVRESGGEVFFEVVMQDAWVWDMYRPARFVRNVRVLTFKDVNVEELAKNELEVPGERPGFDG from the coding sequence GTGAGTGCCGAGGATCTCGAGAAGTACGAGACCGAGATGGAGCTGCAGCTCTACCGGGAGTACCGCGACGTCGTCGGCCTGTTCAGCTACGTCGTCGAGACCGAGCGCCGGTTCTACCTGACCAACGACGTCGACGTGGCGGTGCGTGAGTCCGGCGGCGAGGTGTTCTTCGAGGTCGTCATGCAGGACGCCTGGGTCTGGGACATGTACCGTCCGGCGCGGTTCGTGCGCAACGTGCGCGTCCTGACGTTCAAGGACGTCAACGTCGAGGAGCTCGCCAAGAACGAGCTCGAGGTGCCAGGGGAGCGTCCCGGCTTCGACGGGTAG
- the rpsP gene encoding 30S ribosomal protein S16 translates to MATKIRLMRLGKIRNPQYRIVVSDARNKRDGRFIEAVGKYHPKEDPSFIEVDSERVQYWLSVGAQPTDPVAAILRITGDLQRHKGEPAESTLKPPAPRRDRKAAFEEAAREGLGEARGEATTPKKKAPAKAAPAEPQAEAPAATEPQAPAEPETPAAEGAADAGAAAADATAETTASDSSDAEA, encoded by the coding sequence GTGGCAACCAAGATCCGCCTGATGCGCTTGGGCAAGATCCGCAACCCGCAGTACCGCATCGTCGTCTCCGACGCCCGCAACAAGCGCGACGGCCGCTTCATCGAGGCGGTCGGCAAGTACCACCCGAAGGAAGACCCGTCGTTCATCGAGGTCGACTCCGAGCGGGTGCAGTACTGGCTGTCCGTCGGCGCCCAGCCGACCGATCCGGTCGCCGCCATCCTGCGCATCACCGGCGACCTGCAGCGGCACAAGGGTGAGCCGGCCGAGTCGACGCTCAAGCCCCCGGCGCCGCGCCGTGACCGCAAGGCCGCCTTCGAGGAGGCCGCGCGCGAGGGCCTCGGCGAGGCGCGCGGCGAGGCGACGACGCCGAAGAAGAAGGCTCCCGCCAAGGCGGCGCCCGCAGAGCCGCAGGCCGAGGCGCCGGCAGCAACCGAACCGCAGGCGCCTGCCGAGCCCGAGACGCCGGCGGCCGAGGGTGCTGCCGACGCCGGTGCGGCCGCGGCCGACGCAACGGCCGAGACGACCGCATCCGACTCGAGCGACGCCGAGGCCTGA
- the lepB gene encoding signal peptidase I, whose translation MDDDLRRAEPDRLGPPDSASESPSHPVHPPAAEAGEAGQAPPAGASSEASTGATSSAWSEHAREVPATVAVAAEEPESPAGGAHAAERRKGGSFLKELPFLIVIALVLALLIKAFLIQAFYIPSGSMEQTLRIGDRVLVNKLVYRFRDVHRGDIVVFKGPESWAPEVQLSEPTNPVARFFHSIGGALGFAPAGEKDFIKRVIGVPGDTVACCDSQGRVTVNGHGLDEPFLYQDNHEAFGPVKVPKGDLWVMGDHRSLSADSRAHIGDSRHGTIPISDVVGRAFVVVWPISHGRGLGTPATFHQKGLAAAGLAATPYALGVVGALPLATLRRRRRRRRAGR comes from the coding sequence ATGGACGACGACCTGCGGCGGGCCGAGCCGGACCGGTTGGGTCCCCCCGACAGTGCGTCCGAGTCACCCTCGCACCCCGTTCACCCACCGGCCGCCGAGGCCGGTGAGGCGGGCCAGGCGCCCCCTGCGGGCGCGTCGTCGGAGGCGTCGACGGGCGCGACGTCGAGCGCGTGGTCCGAGCATGCCCGCGAGGTGCCCGCCACGGTGGCGGTCGCCGCCGAGGAGCCCGAGAGCCCCGCCGGTGGCGCCCATGCGGCCGAGCGGCGCAAGGGCGGCTCGTTCCTCAAGGAGCTGCCGTTCCTCATCGTGATCGCCCTGGTGCTGGCGCTGCTGATCAAGGCCTTCCTGATCCAGGCGTTCTACATCCCGTCCGGGTCGATGGAGCAGACGCTGCGCATCGGCGACCGGGTGCTGGTCAACAAGCTCGTCTACCGCTTCCGCGACGTGCACCGCGGAGACATCGTGGTCTTCAAGGGCCCGGAGTCGTGGGCGCCGGAGGTGCAGCTGTCGGAGCCGACCAACCCGGTGGCGCGCTTCTTCCACTCCATCGGCGGCGCGCTCGGCTTCGCGCCGGCCGGCGAGAAGGACTTCATCAAGCGGGTGATCGGGGTGCCGGGCGACACCGTCGCCTGCTGCGACTCGCAGGGCCGGGTGACCGTCAACGGGCACGGTCTCGACGAGCCGTTCCTCTACCAGGACAACCACGAGGCGTTCGGCCCGGTGAAGGTGCCGAAGGGTGATCTGTGGGTGATGGGCGACCACCGCTCGCTGTCCGCCGACTCCCGCGCGCACATCGGCGACTCGCGCCACGGCACGATCCCGATCAGCGACGTCGTCGGCCGCGCCTTCGTCGTCGTCTGGCCGATCTCGCACGGTCGTGGCCTCGGCACGCCGGCGACCTTCCACCAGAAGGGGCTCGCGGCGGCGGGACTGGCCGCAACGCCCTACGCGCTCGGCGTCGTCGGCGCGCTGCCTCTGGCGACCCTGCGCCGCCGCAGGCGTCGCCGCCGGGCCGGTCGCTGA
- a CDS encoding signal recognition particle protein, with protein EPGNGVGDPVQVATRAIEHARRLGHDVVVVDTAGRLGIDAEMMAQAAAIRDAVRPDDTLFVVDAMIGQDAVTTAEAFRDGVGFSGVVLTKLDGDARGGAALSVAKVTGQPIMFASTGEKLEDFDVFHPERMASRILGMGDVLTLIEQAERTFEADEAEKMAQKVMSGRDFTLEDFLDQMMMVRRMGPISNLLGMLPGMGQMREQLNQIDDRDLDRVAAIIRSMTPGERQDPKMINGSRRLRIANGSGVTVTEVNQLVDRFFEARKMMKQLTGGMGLPGAGRRAKGKGKKAKKGRKGGRPAVTGKAAMGLPPGALPPAALPPGGLPADAFGPGSLPPGVKLPDLTKLRFPPSDQQ; from the coding sequence CGAGCCCGGCAACGGGGTCGGCGACCCGGTGCAGGTCGCCACCCGGGCCATCGAGCACGCCCGCCGGCTCGGTCACGACGTGGTCGTCGTCGACACGGCCGGCCGGCTCGGCATCGACGCCGAGATGATGGCCCAGGCCGCGGCGATCCGCGACGCGGTGCGGCCCGACGACACCTTGTTCGTCGTCGACGCGATGATCGGCCAGGACGCCGTGACGACGGCGGAGGCGTTCCGCGACGGCGTCGGTTTCAGCGGCGTGGTGCTTACCAAGCTCGACGGCGACGCCCGCGGCGGCGCGGCGCTGTCCGTGGCCAAGGTCACCGGGCAGCCGATCATGTTCGCCTCGACCGGCGAGAAGCTCGAGGACTTCGACGTCTTCCATCCGGAGCGGATGGCCTCGCGCATCCTCGGGATGGGCGACGTGCTCACGCTGATCGAGCAGGCGGAGCGCACCTTCGAGGCCGACGAGGCCGAGAAGATGGCCCAGAAGGTCATGTCGGGCCGCGACTTCACCCTCGAGGACTTCCTCGATCAGATGATGATGGTCCGGCGGATGGGCCCGATCTCCAACCTGCTCGGGATGCTGCCCGGCATGGGCCAGATGCGCGAGCAGCTCAACCAGATCGACGACCGCGACCTCGACCGGGTCGCCGCGATCATCCGGTCGATGACGCCGGGGGAGCGGCAGGACCCCAAGATGATCAACGGGTCGCGCCGGCTGCGCATCGCCAACGGGTCCGGGGTGACCGTCACCGAGGTCAACCAGCTGGTCGACCGGTTCTTCGAGGCCCGCAAGATGATGAAGCAGCTCACGGGCGGCATGGGCCTGCCGGGAGCCGGCCGGCGCGCCAAGGGCAAGGGCAAGAAGGCGAAGAAGGGCAGGAAGGGCGGGCGCCCCGCCGTGACGGGCAAGGCGGCGATGGGCCTGCCGCCGGGAGCGCTGCCGCCCGCAGCGCTGCCTCCGGGAGGCCTGCCCGCCGACGCGTTCGGCCCCGGCAGCCTGCCGCCCGGGGTGAAGCTGCCCGACCTGACGAAGCTGCGCTTCCCCCCGAGCGACCAGCAGTAG